The Lycium ferocissimum isolate CSIRO_LF1 chromosome 1, AGI_CSIRO_Lferr_CH_V1, whole genome shotgun sequence genome includes a region encoding these proteins:
- the LOC132048269 gene encoding uncharacterized protein LOC132048269 isoform X1, whose amino-acid sequence MEEEGSAATRVYLQEKQDSDQSFTEEEDMDDKWLTNDDCLSGPSGNKGRIGVLSQLEMLTDVKRLHHATDKMNSHQLQRQTNLCKDEDVEVPFFKSQNGDFINKNDHWMTLSLDDEFCHVTRMTSTCNSEEEIISDDEQMRPSTDGNLKRDGKSTMPKVSEDLKSGVFLNREAGCSSSYGVSSNLKRSYKGSRGKAKPKFLFQSRPQKKDFALVVHESCETSTPLSVLPLNVELDMQRKNMESLDDLLENFGGNEIQQFEENLVPSEVAVVPDPNEHSMAEFLDHFQHTSSLSRGNSKMQLQTRKQGSRLQKSNLLPLGDRNMINGDQPEVLDGDSSSDEDKIPQIQNSAIPQRSMADQFHLALGAVPTNERLSIARPKQFGLSGRLQHVMQCEKDRDTYFLEKLQTHDASSGAESFIDVRILSSSLEAKLTVCFCALHGDEEGSECPSNPQKRKGTGGRKLTIIFSSRVCKDVELEIGNVIRIHQPWKEVHVNEKDEAIILCAYFSQI is encoded by the exons ATGGAAGAGGAAGGCTCAGCTGCGACTAGGGTTTATCTTCAG GAAAAGCAAGACTCGGACCAGAGTTTTACCG AAGAGGAAGATATGGATGACAAATGGCTGACAAATGACGATTGTCTTAGTGGACCCTCAGGGAACAAG GGACGTATAGGAGTCCTTTCCCAGCTCGAAATGCTCACAG ATGTCAAAAGACTTCATCATGCAACTGACAAAATGAATTCTCATCAGCTG CAGAGGCAAACAAACTTATGCAAAGACGAGGACGTAGAAGTTCCTTTTTTTAAGAGTCAGAATGGTGACTTCATCAACAAAAATGATCATTGGATGACGTTGTCCTTAGATGATGAATTTTGTCACGTTACTAGAATGACATCCACTTGTAATTCAGAAGAGGAAATTATCTCTGATGATGAG CAGATGAGGCCTTCTACTGATGGAAATTTAAAAAGAGATGGTAAAAGCACAATGCCTAAAGTAAGTGAAGATCTCAAATCAGGAGTTTTCTTGAATAGAGAAGCTGGGTGTTCATCGTCGTACGGTGTTTCATCAAATTTGAAGAGATCATATAAAG GAAGCCGGGGCAAAGCTAAGCCCAAATTTTTGTTCCAATCCCGGCCACAGAAGAAAGATTTTGCTTTGGTTGTTCATGAAAGTTGTGAAACCAGCACTCCCTTATCTGTTCTTCCCCTAAACGTAGAATTAGACATGCAAAGAAAAAATATGGAGTCACTGGATGACTTATTGGAGAATTTTGGTGGAAATGAAATACAACAGTTTGAGGAGAATTTGGTGCCATCTGAAGTAGCAGTTGTACCTGATCCAAATGAGCATTCCATGGCCGAGTTTCTGGATCACTTTCAGCATACAAGTTCCCTATCACGAGGCAATTCTAAAATG CAGCTGcaaacaagaaaacaaggatCACGGTTACAGAAGAGCAACTTATTGCCTCTCGGTGACAGAAACATGATCAATGGCGATCAACCTGAGGTGCTAGATGGTGACTCATCTAGTGATGAGGAT AAAATTCCCCAGATTCAGAATTCTGCTATACCTCAGAGGAGCATGGCGGACCAATTTCATCTAGCATTAGGAGCTGTACCTACGAATGAGAGGCTATCTATTGCAAGGCCTAAGCAATTCGG GTTATCTGGAAGGTTGCAACACGTGATGCAATGTGAAAAAGACAGAGATACATATTTCTTGGAGAAGTTACAAACACATGATGCTTCAAGTG GTGCAGAAAGCTTCATTGATGTGAGAATTTTGTCAAGTTCTTTGGAGGCCAAGCTGACTGTTTGTTTTTGTGCTTTACATGGAGATGAAGAG GGTTCTGAGTGCCCAAGCAATCCTCAGAAAAGAAAGGGTACTGGTGGAAGGAAGTTAACTATCATTTTTAGCTCAAGAGTCTGTAAAGATGTCGAGCTTGAAATAGGCAATGTTATCCGCATACATCAGCCTTG GAAGGAGGTACATGTTAATGAGAAAGATGAGGCCATCATTTTATGTGCATATTTCTCTCAGATTTAA
- the LOC132048269 gene encoding uncharacterized protein LOC132048269 isoform X6, which yields MDDKWLTNDDCLSGPSGNKGRIGVLSQLEMLTDVKRLHHATDKMNSHQLQRQTNLCKDEDVEVPFFKSQNGDFINKNDHWMTLSLDDEFCHVTRMTSTCNSEEEIISDDEQMRPSTDGNLKRDGKSTMPKVSEDLKSGVFLNREAGCSSSYGVSSNLKRSYKGSRGKAKPKFLFQSRPQKKDFALVVHESCETSTPLSVLPLNVELDMQRKNMESLDDLLENFGGNEIQQFEENLVPSEVAVVPDPNEHSMAEFLDHFQHTSSLSRGNSKMQLQTRKQGSRLQKSNLLPLGDRNMINGDQPEVLDGDSSSDEDKIPQIQNSAIPQRSMADQFHLALGAVPTNERLSIARPKQFGLSGRLQHVMQCEKDRDTYFLEKLQTHDASSGAESFIDVRILSSSLEAKLTVCFCALHGDEEGSECPSNPQKRKGTGGRKLTIIFSSRVCKDVELEIGNVIRIHQPWKEVHVNEKDEAIILCAYFSQI from the exons ATGGATGACAAATGGCTGACAAATGACGATTGTCTTAGTGGACCCTCAGGGAACAAG GGACGTATAGGAGTCCTTTCCCAGCTCGAAATGCTCACAG ATGTCAAAAGACTTCATCATGCAACTGACAAAATGAATTCTCATCAGCTG CAGAGGCAAACAAACTTATGCAAAGACGAGGACGTAGAAGTTCCTTTTTTTAAGAGTCAGAATGGTGACTTCATCAACAAAAATGATCATTGGATGACGTTGTCCTTAGATGATGAATTTTGTCACGTTACTAGAATGACATCCACTTGTAATTCAGAAGAGGAAATTATCTCTGATGATGAG CAGATGAGGCCTTCTACTGATGGAAATTTAAAAAGAGATGGTAAAAGCACAATGCCTAAAGTAAGTGAAGATCTCAAATCAGGAGTTTTCTTGAATAGAGAAGCTGGGTGTTCATCGTCGTACGGTGTTTCATCAAATTTGAAGAGATCATATAAAG GAAGCCGGGGCAAAGCTAAGCCCAAATTTTTGTTCCAATCCCGGCCACAGAAGAAAGATTTTGCTTTGGTTGTTCATGAAAGTTGTGAAACCAGCACTCCCTTATCTGTTCTTCCCCTAAACGTAGAATTAGACATGCAAAGAAAAAATATGGAGTCACTGGATGACTTATTGGAGAATTTTGGTGGAAATGAAATACAACAGTTTGAGGAGAATTTGGTGCCATCTGAAGTAGCAGTTGTACCTGATCCAAATGAGCATTCCATGGCCGAGTTTCTGGATCACTTTCAGCATACAAGTTCCCTATCACGAGGCAATTCTAAAATG CAGCTGcaaacaagaaaacaaggatCACGGTTACAGAAGAGCAACTTATTGCCTCTCGGTGACAGAAACATGATCAATGGCGATCAACCTGAGGTGCTAGATGGTGACTCATCTAGTGATGAGGAT AAAATTCCCCAGATTCAGAATTCTGCTATACCTCAGAGGAGCATGGCGGACCAATTTCATCTAGCATTAGGAGCTGTACCTACGAATGAGAGGCTATCTATTGCAAGGCCTAAGCAATTCGG GTTATCTGGAAGGTTGCAACACGTGATGCAATGTGAAAAAGACAGAGATACATATTTCTTGGAGAAGTTACAAACACATGATGCTTCAAGTG GTGCAGAAAGCTTCATTGATGTGAGAATTTTGTCAAGTTCTTTGGAGGCCAAGCTGACTGTTTGTTTTTGTGCTTTACATGGAGATGAAGAG GGTTCTGAGTGCCCAAGCAATCCTCAGAAAAGAAAGGGTACTGGTGGAAGGAAGTTAACTATCATTTTTAGCTCAAGAGTCTGTAAAGATGTCGAGCTTGAAATAGGCAATGTTATCCGCATACATCAGCCTTG GAAGGAGGTACATGTTAATGAGAAAGATGAGGCCATCATTTTATGTGCATATTTCTCTCAGATTTAA
- the LOC132048269 gene encoding uncharacterized protein LOC132048269 isoform X4: protein MEEEGSAATRVYLQEKQDSDQSFTEEEDMDDKWLTNDDCLSGPSGNKGRIGVLSQLEMLTDVKRLHHATDKMNSHQLRQTNLCKDEDVEVPFFKSQNGDFINKNDHWMTLSLDDEFCHVTRMTSTCNSEEEIISDDEQMRPSTDGNLKRDGKSTMPKVSEDLKSGVFLNREAGCSSSYGVSSNLKRSYKGSRGKAKPKFLFQSRPQKKDFALVVHESCETSTPLSVLPLNVELDMQRKNMESLDDLLENFGGNEIQQFEENLVPSEVAVVPDPNEHSMAEFLDHFQHTSSLSRGNSKMQLQTRKQGSRLQKSNLLPLGDRNMINGDQPEVLDGDSSSDEDKIPQIQNSAIPQRSMADQFHLALGAVPTNERLSIARPKQFGLSGRLQHVMQCEKDRDTYFLEKLQTHDASSGAESFIDVRILSSSLEAKLTVCFCALHGDEEGSECPSNPQKRKGTGGRKLTIIFSSRVCKDVELEIGNVIRIHQPWKEVHVNEKDEAIILCAYFSQI from the exons ATGGAAGAGGAAGGCTCAGCTGCGACTAGGGTTTATCTTCAG GAAAAGCAAGACTCGGACCAGAGTTTTACCG AAGAGGAAGATATGGATGACAAATGGCTGACAAATGACGATTGTCTTAGTGGACCCTCAGGGAACAAG GGACGTATAGGAGTCCTTTCCCAGCTCGAAATGCTCACAG ATGTCAAAAGACTTCATCATGCAACTGACAAAATGAATTCTCATCAGCTG AGGCAAACAAACTTATGCAAAGACGAGGACGTAGAAGTTCCTTTTTTTAAGAGTCAGAATGGTGACTTCATCAACAAAAATGATCATTGGATGACGTTGTCCTTAGATGATGAATTTTGTCACGTTACTAGAATGACATCCACTTGTAATTCAGAAGAGGAAATTATCTCTGATGATGAG CAGATGAGGCCTTCTACTGATGGAAATTTAAAAAGAGATGGTAAAAGCACAATGCCTAAAGTAAGTGAAGATCTCAAATCAGGAGTTTTCTTGAATAGAGAAGCTGGGTGTTCATCGTCGTACGGTGTTTCATCAAATTTGAAGAGATCATATAAAG GAAGCCGGGGCAAAGCTAAGCCCAAATTTTTGTTCCAATCCCGGCCACAGAAGAAAGATTTTGCTTTGGTTGTTCATGAAAGTTGTGAAACCAGCACTCCCTTATCTGTTCTTCCCCTAAACGTAGAATTAGACATGCAAAGAAAAAATATGGAGTCACTGGATGACTTATTGGAGAATTTTGGTGGAAATGAAATACAACAGTTTGAGGAGAATTTGGTGCCATCTGAAGTAGCAGTTGTACCTGATCCAAATGAGCATTCCATGGCCGAGTTTCTGGATCACTTTCAGCATACAAGTTCCCTATCACGAGGCAATTCTAAAATG CAGCTGcaaacaagaaaacaaggatCACGGTTACAGAAGAGCAACTTATTGCCTCTCGGTGACAGAAACATGATCAATGGCGATCAACCTGAGGTGCTAGATGGTGACTCATCTAGTGATGAGGAT AAAATTCCCCAGATTCAGAATTCTGCTATACCTCAGAGGAGCATGGCGGACCAATTTCATCTAGCATTAGGAGCTGTACCTACGAATGAGAGGCTATCTATTGCAAGGCCTAAGCAATTCGG GTTATCTGGAAGGTTGCAACACGTGATGCAATGTGAAAAAGACAGAGATACATATTTCTTGGAGAAGTTACAAACACATGATGCTTCAAGTG GTGCAGAAAGCTTCATTGATGTGAGAATTTTGTCAAGTTCTTTGGAGGCCAAGCTGACTGTTTGTTTTTGTGCTTTACATGGAGATGAAGAG GGTTCTGAGTGCCCAAGCAATCCTCAGAAAAGAAAGGGTACTGGTGGAAGGAAGTTAACTATCATTTTTAGCTCAAGAGTCTGTAAAGATGTCGAGCTTGAAATAGGCAATGTTATCCGCATACATCAGCCTTG GAAGGAGGTACATGTTAATGAGAAAGATGAGGCCATCATTTTATGTGCATATTTCTCTCAGATTTAA
- the LOC132048269 gene encoding uncharacterized protein LOC132048269 isoform X3 translates to MEEEGSAATRVYLQEKQDSDQSFTEEEDMDDKWLTNDDCLSGPSGNKGRIGVLSQLEMLTDVKRLHHATDKMNSHQLQRQTNLCKDEDVEVPFFKSQNGDFINKNDHWMTLSLDDEFCHVTRMTSTCNSEEEIISDDEMRPSTDGNLKRDGKSTMPKVSEDLKSGVFLNREAGCSSSYGVSSNLKRSYKGSRGKAKPKFLFQSRPQKKDFALVVHESCETSTPLSVLPLNVELDMQRKNMESLDDLLENFGGNEIQQFEENLVPSEVAVVPDPNEHSMAEFLDHFQHTSSLSRGNSKMQLQTRKQGSRLQKSNLLPLGDRNMINGDQPEVLDGDSSSDEDKIPQIQNSAIPQRSMADQFHLALGAVPTNERLSIARPKQFGLSGRLQHVMQCEKDRDTYFLEKLQTHDASSGAESFIDVRILSSSLEAKLTVCFCALHGDEEGSECPSNPQKRKGTGGRKLTIIFSSRVCKDVELEIGNVIRIHQPWKEVHVNEKDEAIILCAYFSQI, encoded by the exons ATGGAAGAGGAAGGCTCAGCTGCGACTAGGGTTTATCTTCAG GAAAAGCAAGACTCGGACCAGAGTTTTACCG AAGAGGAAGATATGGATGACAAATGGCTGACAAATGACGATTGTCTTAGTGGACCCTCAGGGAACAAG GGACGTATAGGAGTCCTTTCCCAGCTCGAAATGCTCACAG ATGTCAAAAGACTTCATCATGCAACTGACAAAATGAATTCTCATCAGCTG CAGAGGCAAACAAACTTATGCAAAGACGAGGACGTAGAAGTTCCTTTTTTTAAGAGTCAGAATGGTGACTTCATCAACAAAAATGATCATTGGATGACGTTGTCCTTAGATGATGAATTTTGTCACGTTACTAGAATGACATCCACTTGTAATTCAGAAGAGGAAATTATCTCTGATGATGAG ATGAGGCCTTCTACTGATGGAAATTTAAAAAGAGATGGTAAAAGCACAATGCCTAAAGTAAGTGAAGATCTCAAATCAGGAGTTTTCTTGAATAGAGAAGCTGGGTGTTCATCGTCGTACGGTGTTTCATCAAATTTGAAGAGATCATATAAAG GAAGCCGGGGCAAAGCTAAGCCCAAATTTTTGTTCCAATCCCGGCCACAGAAGAAAGATTTTGCTTTGGTTGTTCATGAAAGTTGTGAAACCAGCACTCCCTTATCTGTTCTTCCCCTAAACGTAGAATTAGACATGCAAAGAAAAAATATGGAGTCACTGGATGACTTATTGGAGAATTTTGGTGGAAATGAAATACAACAGTTTGAGGAGAATTTGGTGCCATCTGAAGTAGCAGTTGTACCTGATCCAAATGAGCATTCCATGGCCGAGTTTCTGGATCACTTTCAGCATACAAGTTCCCTATCACGAGGCAATTCTAAAATG CAGCTGcaaacaagaaaacaaggatCACGGTTACAGAAGAGCAACTTATTGCCTCTCGGTGACAGAAACATGATCAATGGCGATCAACCTGAGGTGCTAGATGGTGACTCATCTAGTGATGAGGAT AAAATTCCCCAGATTCAGAATTCTGCTATACCTCAGAGGAGCATGGCGGACCAATTTCATCTAGCATTAGGAGCTGTACCTACGAATGAGAGGCTATCTATTGCAAGGCCTAAGCAATTCGG GTTATCTGGAAGGTTGCAACACGTGATGCAATGTGAAAAAGACAGAGATACATATTTCTTGGAGAAGTTACAAACACATGATGCTTCAAGTG GTGCAGAAAGCTTCATTGATGTGAGAATTTTGTCAAGTTCTTTGGAGGCCAAGCTGACTGTTTGTTTTTGTGCTTTACATGGAGATGAAGAG GGTTCTGAGTGCCCAAGCAATCCTCAGAAAAGAAAGGGTACTGGTGGAAGGAAGTTAACTATCATTTTTAGCTCAAGAGTCTGTAAAGATGTCGAGCTTGAAATAGGCAATGTTATCCGCATACATCAGCCTTG GAAGGAGGTACATGTTAATGAGAAAGATGAGGCCATCATTTTATGTGCATATTTCTCTCAGATTTAA
- the LOC132048269 gene encoding uncharacterized protein LOC132048269 isoform X7, producing the protein MEEEGSAATRVYLQEKQDSDQSFTEEEDMDDKWLTNDDCLSGPSGNKGRIGVLSQLEMLTDVKRLHHATDKMNSHQLQRQTNLCKDEDVEVPFFKSQNGDFINKNDHWMTLSLDDEFCHVTRMTSTCNSEEEIISDDEQMRPSTDGNLKRDGKSTMPKVSEDLKSGVFLNREAGCSSSYGVSSNLKRSYKGSRGKAKPKFLFQSRPQKKDFALVVHESCETSTPLSVLPLNVELDMQRKNMESLDDLLENFGGNEIQQFEENLVPSEVAVVPDPNEHSMAEFLDHFQHTSSLSRGNSKMKIPQIQNSAIPQRSMADQFHLALGAVPTNERLSIARPKQFGLSGRLQHVMQCEKDRDTYFLEKLQTHDASSGAESFIDVRILSSSLEAKLTVCFCALHGDEEGSECPSNPQKRKGTGGRKLTIIFSSRVCKDVELEIGNVIRIHQPWKEVHVNEKDEAIILCAYFSQI; encoded by the exons ATGGAAGAGGAAGGCTCAGCTGCGACTAGGGTTTATCTTCAG GAAAAGCAAGACTCGGACCAGAGTTTTACCG AAGAGGAAGATATGGATGACAAATGGCTGACAAATGACGATTGTCTTAGTGGACCCTCAGGGAACAAG GGACGTATAGGAGTCCTTTCCCAGCTCGAAATGCTCACAG ATGTCAAAAGACTTCATCATGCAACTGACAAAATGAATTCTCATCAGCTG CAGAGGCAAACAAACTTATGCAAAGACGAGGACGTAGAAGTTCCTTTTTTTAAGAGTCAGAATGGTGACTTCATCAACAAAAATGATCATTGGATGACGTTGTCCTTAGATGATGAATTTTGTCACGTTACTAGAATGACATCCACTTGTAATTCAGAAGAGGAAATTATCTCTGATGATGAG CAGATGAGGCCTTCTACTGATGGAAATTTAAAAAGAGATGGTAAAAGCACAATGCCTAAAGTAAGTGAAGATCTCAAATCAGGAGTTTTCTTGAATAGAGAAGCTGGGTGTTCATCGTCGTACGGTGTTTCATCAAATTTGAAGAGATCATATAAAG GAAGCCGGGGCAAAGCTAAGCCCAAATTTTTGTTCCAATCCCGGCCACAGAAGAAAGATTTTGCTTTGGTTGTTCATGAAAGTTGTGAAACCAGCACTCCCTTATCTGTTCTTCCCCTAAACGTAGAATTAGACATGCAAAGAAAAAATATGGAGTCACTGGATGACTTATTGGAGAATTTTGGTGGAAATGAAATACAACAGTTTGAGGAGAATTTGGTGCCATCTGAAGTAGCAGTTGTACCTGATCCAAATGAGCATTCCATGGCCGAGTTTCTGGATCACTTTCAGCATACAAGTTCCCTATCACGAGGCAATTCTAAAATG AAAATTCCCCAGATTCAGAATTCTGCTATACCTCAGAGGAGCATGGCGGACCAATTTCATCTAGCATTAGGAGCTGTACCTACGAATGAGAGGCTATCTATTGCAAGGCCTAAGCAATTCGG GTTATCTGGAAGGTTGCAACACGTGATGCAATGTGAAAAAGACAGAGATACATATTTCTTGGAGAAGTTACAAACACATGATGCTTCAAGTG GTGCAGAAAGCTTCATTGATGTGAGAATTTTGTCAAGTTCTTTGGAGGCCAAGCTGACTGTTTGTTTTTGTGCTTTACATGGAGATGAAGAG GGTTCTGAGTGCCCAAGCAATCCTCAGAAAAGAAAGGGTACTGGTGGAAGGAAGTTAACTATCATTTTTAGCTCAAGAGTCTGTAAAGATGTCGAGCTTGAAATAGGCAATGTTATCCGCATACATCAGCCTTG GAAGGAGGTACATGTTAATGAGAAAGATGAGGCCATCATTTTATGTGCATATTTCTCTCAGATTTAA
- the LOC132048269 gene encoding uncharacterized protein LOC132048269 isoform X2 yields MEEEGSAATRVYLQEKQDSDQSFTEEEDMDDKWLTNDDCLSGPSGNKGRIGVLSQLEMLTDVKRLHHATDKMNSHQLQRQTNLCKDEDVEVPFFKSQNGDFINKNDHWMTLSLDDEFCHVTRMTSTCNSEEEIISDDEQMRPSTDGNLKRDGKSTMPKVSEDLKSGVFLNREAGCSSSYGVSSNLKRSYKGSRGKAKPKFLFQSRPQKKDFALVVHESCETSTPLSVLPLNVELDMQRKNMESLDDLLENFGGNEIQQFEENLVPSEVAVVPDPNEHSMAEFLDHFQHTSSLSRGNSKMLQTRKQGSRLQKSNLLPLGDRNMINGDQPEVLDGDSSSDEDKIPQIQNSAIPQRSMADQFHLALGAVPTNERLSIARPKQFGLSGRLQHVMQCEKDRDTYFLEKLQTHDASSGAESFIDVRILSSSLEAKLTVCFCALHGDEEGSECPSNPQKRKGTGGRKLTIIFSSRVCKDVELEIGNVIRIHQPWKEVHVNEKDEAIILCAYFSQI; encoded by the exons ATGGAAGAGGAAGGCTCAGCTGCGACTAGGGTTTATCTTCAG GAAAAGCAAGACTCGGACCAGAGTTTTACCG AAGAGGAAGATATGGATGACAAATGGCTGACAAATGACGATTGTCTTAGTGGACCCTCAGGGAACAAG GGACGTATAGGAGTCCTTTCCCAGCTCGAAATGCTCACAG ATGTCAAAAGACTTCATCATGCAACTGACAAAATGAATTCTCATCAGCTG CAGAGGCAAACAAACTTATGCAAAGACGAGGACGTAGAAGTTCCTTTTTTTAAGAGTCAGAATGGTGACTTCATCAACAAAAATGATCATTGGATGACGTTGTCCTTAGATGATGAATTTTGTCACGTTACTAGAATGACATCCACTTGTAATTCAGAAGAGGAAATTATCTCTGATGATGAG CAGATGAGGCCTTCTACTGATGGAAATTTAAAAAGAGATGGTAAAAGCACAATGCCTAAAGTAAGTGAAGATCTCAAATCAGGAGTTTTCTTGAATAGAGAAGCTGGGTGTTCATCGTCGTACGGTGTTTCATCAAATTTGAAGAGATCATATAAAG GAAGCCGGGGCAAAGCTAAGCCCAAATTTTTGTTCCAATCCCGGCCACAGAAGAAAGATTTTGCTTTGGTTGTTCATGAAAGTTGTGAAACCAGCACTCCCTTATCTGTTCTTCCCCTAAACGTAGAATTAGACATGCAAAGAAAAAATATGGAGTCACTGGATGACTTATTGGAGAATTTTGGTGGAAATGAAATACAACAGTTTGAGGAGAATTTGGTGCCATCTGAAGTAGCAGTTGTACCTGATCCAAATGAGCATTCCATGGCCGAGTTTCTGGATCACTTTCAGCATACAAGTTCCCTATCACGAGGCAATTCTAAAATG CTGcaaacaagaaaacaaggatCACGGTTACAGAAGAGCAACTTATTGCCTCTCGGTGACAGAAACATGATCAATGGCGATCAACCTGAGGTGCTAGATGGTGACTCATCTAGTGATGAGGAT AAAATTCCCCAGATTCAGAATTCTGCTATACCTCAGAGGAGCATGGCGGACCAATTTCATCTAGCATTAGGAGCTGTACCTACGAATGAGAGGCTATCTATTGCAAGGCCTAAGCAATTCGG GTTATCTGGAAGGTTGCAACACGTGATGCAATGTGAAAAAGACAGAGATACATATTTCTTGGAGAAGTTACAAACACATGATGCTTCAAGTG GTGCAGAAAGCTTCATTGATGTGAGAATTTTGTCAAGTTCTTTGGAGGCCAAGCTGACTGTTTGTTTTTGTGCTTTACATGGAGATGAAGAG GGTTCTGAGTGCCCAAGCAATCCTCAGAAAAGAAAGGGTACTGGTGGAAGGAAGTTAACTATCATTTTTAGCTCAAGAGTCTGTAAAGATGTCGAGCTTGAAATAGGCAATGTTATCCGCATACATCAGCCTTG GAAGGAGGTACATGTTAATGAGAAAGATGAGGCCATCATTTTATGTGCATATTTCTCTCAGATTTAA
- the LOC132048269 gene encoding uncharacterized protein LOC132048269 isoform X5 — MEEEGSAATRVYLQEKQDSDQSFTEEEDMDDKWLTNDDCLSGPSGNKGRIGVLSQLEMLTDVKRLHHATDKMNSHQLQRQTNLCKDEDVEVPFFKSQNGDFINKNDHWMTLSLDDEFCHVTRMTSTCNSEEEIISDDEQMRPSTDGNLKRDGKSTMPKVSEDLKSGVFLNREAGCSSSYGVSSNLKRSYKGSRGKAKPKFLFQSRPQKKDFALVVHESCETSTPLSVLPLNVELDMQRKNMESLDDLLENFGGNEIQQFEENLVPSEVAVVPDPNEHSMAEFLDHFQHTSSLSRGNSKMQLQTRKQGSRLQKSNLLPLGDRNMINGDQPEVLDGDSSSDEDKIPQIQNSAIPQRSMADQFHLALGAVPTNERLSIARPKQFGLSGRLQHVMQCEKDRDTYFLEKLQTHDASSAESFIDVRILSSSLEAKLTVCFCALHGDEEGSECPSNPQKRKGTGGRKLTIIFSSRVCKDVELEIGNVIRIHQPWKEVHVNEKDEAIILCAYFSQI; from the exons ATGGAAGAGGAAGGCTCAGCTGCGACTAGGGTTTATCTTCAG GAAAAGCAAGACTCGGACCAGAGTTTTACCG AAGAGGAAGATATGGATGACAAATGGCTGACAAATGACGATTGTCTTAGTGGACCCTCAGGGAACAAG GGACGTATAGGAGTCCTTTCCCAGCTCGAAATGCTCACAG ATGTCAAAAGACTTCATCATGCAACTGACAAAATGAATTCTCATCAGCTG CAGAGGCAAACAAACTTATGCAAAGACGAGGACGTAGAAGTTCCTTTTTTTAAGAGTCAGAATGGTGACTTCATCAACAAAAATGATCATTGGATGACGTTGTCCTTAGATGATGAATTTTGTCACGTTACTAGAATGACATCCACTTGTAATTCAGAAGAGGAAATTATCTCTGATGATGAG CAGATGAGGCCTTCTACTGATGGAAATTTAAAAAGAGATGGTAAAAGCACAATGCCTAAAGTAAGTGAAGATCTCAAATCAGGAGTTTTCTTGAATAGAGAAGCTGGGTGTTCATCGTCGTACGGTGTTTCATCAAATTTGAAGAGATCATATAAAG GAAGCCGGGGCAAAGCTAAGCCCAAATTTTTGTTCCAATCCCGGCCACAGAAGAAAGATTTTGCTTTGGTTGTTCATGAAAGTTGTGAAACCAGCACTCCCTTATCTGTTCTTCCCCTAAACGTAGAATTAGACATGCAAAGAAAAAATATGGAGTCACTGGATGACTTATTGGAGAATTTTGGTGGAAATGAAATACAACAGTTTGAGGAGAATTTGGTGCCATCTGAAGTAGCAGTTGTACCTGATCCAAATGAGCATTCCATGGCCGAGTTTCTGGATCACTTTCAGCATACAAGTTCCCTATCACGAGGCAATTCTAAAATG CAGCTGcaaacaagaaaacaaggatCACGGTTACAGAAGAGCAACTTATTGCCTCTCGGTGACAGAAACATGATCAATGGCGATCAACCTGAGGTGCTAGATGGTGACTCATCTAGTGATGAGGAT AAAATTCCCCAGATTCAGAATTCTGCTATACCTCAGAGGAGCATGGCGGACCAATTTCATCTAGCATTAGGAGCTGTACCTACGAATGAGAGGCTATCTATTGCAAGGCCTAAGCAATTCGG GTTATCTGGAAGGTTGCAACACGTGATGCAATGTGAAAAAGACAGAGATACATATTTCTTGGAGAAGTTACAAACACATGATGCTTCAA GTGCAGAAAGCTTCATTGATGTGAGAATTTTGTCAAGTTCTTTGGAGGCCAAGCTGACTGTTTGTTTTTGTGCTTTACATGGAGATGAAGAG GGTTCTGAGTGCCCAAGCAATCCTCAGAAAAGAAAGGGTACTGGTGGAAGGAAGTTAACTATCATTTTTAGCTCAAGAGTCTGTAAAGATGTCGAGCTTGAAATAGGCAATGTTATCCGCATACATCAGCCTTG GAAGGAGGTACATGTTAATGAGAAAGATGAGGCCATCATTTTATGTGCATATTTCTCTCAGATTTAA